The following nucleotide sequence is from Harmonia axyridis chromosome 5, icHarAxyr1.1, whole genome shotgun sequence.
GCACAAGTTAAAGTTCTTGAATTAGAGAAGGAATTGGAGGAAGAAAGACTACATTTAGCTTCATTGAGAAGACGCCATTATCAACTGGCTGgagaaggatgaaatcgttgaattGAACAGTACAAGTAAGTAATTAGCATTTGGGATGGGCAGAATCATTCTTCACTATAAATGAATCGATTCattattcactttgaatctcagAGGAATGGATACAATACAATGAATATAAACTCAATTATTATGGGTttcattcatgattttttcaaatagctgCAGAAACTACTTAAATTCAGCTTTCAAAAATAGTTGATCACTTTTAGttaaaagtggaaatagaataactgtcatttaacTTCGTTACTGCTGCGCAAAGTGGCAACAGTGCCCTGTAGGATGGCTTTACAACCAATCCAATGCAAAATATGATACGGCAGATATGAAGTCTGTACTGTTTTGTCTCTATTCCTTGGCTATAGACTCCTGATCAAATTATAACgtgcgttcattaaaattcgaggtcaagagtgctgtggagataTTAGaatggattttctgtgattacaagtagcgcttagcttgtaccatatatagattccagattcgaagtatgtaatagtatattctaaaacaagtttttagaatatactattacatacttcaaatctggaaggcaagagtgttggaattgacttctgcaacgagtattagacgatattttctctatttcagtcaagttttgtgaaatattgtcgaaattcaatgaaaaattcagattatatatcctagtgacttttgtattgtatcttggcagttggtgtgactgttacgaaaattgacagattacggaatttgaatatgaatggtacgtttcgaattatgaaataatttacaaataagcattaatttcgtgaattatgtctgacgacaTCGATTTAACATcgccagaattaagagaaattgcgaataatgttgcaaattatttcactatatacaaattatattatattgacaattattgacgtttgttgaaatttgataggattggaagtcagtagagccaaccacaaaacgaaaaatataactgaaaacgatgctgtaatgagttcagttcattttagaactgtaatgaactcattacgatactgaaatagagaaacaaatgtaagtgatatggtacaagctaagcgctacttgtaatcataGAAAATCcattctaatttctccacagcactcttgaccataaattcaatgaacgcTTGTTAGATATCTTTGTTTCCCTAATTGCAATGACAGATTTGATGTCCTTTTCTGTTATCTGTAGTCGATATTTTCATATTGTGCAATGGAAAAGAAATCCccatatttatttttccttttttgtgGCAATGTTTCCACTTCCTTTAATACacttaataatgaattttcacgATGTTATTATATATTGAATTCCATTTTTCAGATGACTGGGAAAATGGTACTCCAACTGTTTACATTTTGTTAGATCCGATAGTTCTCAGATGGTAATTCAGGTCTCCCAAAgataattgttgaaaatattcacATCTTTTTAAACAATTTGTTAGTGTTATAGCTTACCAAAAGTGTAGTTTATTATATACAAGCTTTTTACCATATATTTTATGTTCTATTTGTATTGTATCACTTAACTccattaatttaattatttaaaaataaaattttttgttctatcAAATAAAACATACACTAATTTCCTAATTTTCTGGTGAATTAGAAActgaaattttaataaatatgtaatgaaataattttgtattaaaacttaatgaaagataccaattgaataatgaatattttattcccaAAATCATGTAtacatcattttttcacagcTGGCTTGGCCCCTTGAATCTTCTtgagcaaaattttattttcatattcaattttaGCTTGAGCTCTCCTTCTATTTATATCAAAACTGGATTTAATTTGTGGTTgttcatatattttatattgctTTGGTCTTTTAGATTTAGATAAAATTTTTGACATGAGTATTGAATTGTCTCTTTCAATATCTCTTAAACGATTATCATTGAATGTTTTATTCAGAACTGTACCATCATAAATAGCATATTTACTCAATCTTCCAAAACTTGAACTACTTTCGCTTGCAGTATTAAAATTTCCCGAGTAATTGTCTGTGTTGAATTCCAATGAAGAAAAACTGTCTTTATCACCATCATTCGTAAAAGTATTATAAAATTCCTCCTTCTCATTAACTAATTCATTGTTGGTTTGAGGTATTTCGCCGTAATCAGACATTTATGTAATATTCTCTTGTTGATGAGATAAAttctaatattgaaattctttcaTTTAGAAATTGTTTTCAAAAGTTGACAACGTGCATTGTATATAAACTCATATGTTGCTATGGTTTTGTAAAATCTAATTTTATAATCAATATTCAGTCGGTACAATTGATTGTAgtggaatatttatttcaattttatgtgcaaattattttattcttatttttcaatgcctgattttgaatattccacagaattttcttgaaaatttatgaattaattttcCTGTAGGTAAAAACACAATTATCATGTCAAATCCGGACAGTTTGtaattctcaattttttatttcctcctaACTTTAATCCATATTCTGAGCTTTCATCTGAGTATTctaaatatgacattttttggCATGCACTCTGGAGGTTATAATGTTCTGTGTTTTTGCTACTAATAAACTAACctcaaataataaacaaaaatcagtacaaaattatattgtttattttcattgaaatgaagAGAAGGGTTGTCGTAACGGGTATGGGTGTACTTTCACCGATTGGGGGAAGTCTGAAAGAATCTTGGAAAAATATAATCGCCGGTAATTGCGGTATAACGAAATTAGAGGggccaaaatttgaaaaactccctTGCAAAGTAGCTGCTTTTATTAAATCCGATGGTCAAAGAATCGATTTAACTAGTCGATTTTCCAAAACTGAACTGAAATCAATGGGTTCTGCAACAGCATATGCTCTTATGGGTACAGAAGAAGCTCTAAAAGACTCCAATCTTTGTAACACTGATGAAGATACTAAGTTGCGAACCGGAGTAGCCATTGGTATGGGTATGGTAGATTTACAAGATATATGTGAAACTAATGATGCTTTGAATAAAGGTTATCGAAATGTAAGTCCTTTCTTTGTTCCTAGGATATTACCAAATATGGCTGCAGGACAAATAAGTATAAAATATGGTTTTCGCGGACCAAATCACTCTGTTTCGACAGCTTGTGCAACAGGCGCACATGCAATAGGTGATTCCTTCAGGTTCATCCGTAGTGGAGATGCTGATATAATGATTTGTGGGGGAACAGAAGCATGCATATCACCTTTATCAATAGCAGCATTTTGTAGGTTACGAGCATTGAGTacttcattcaatgattctccTGAAAAGGCTTCCCGTCCTTTTGATACTAAAAGAGATGGATTTGTAATGGGTGAAGGTACAGCAATACTAATTCTTGAGGAAATGAAGCATGCTATTAAAAGAGGAGCAAATATATATGCAGAAATTCTTGGATATGGTTTGTCAGGTGATGCTTCACATCTAACTGCTCCAAGATCTGATGGGACTGGAGCTTTATTAGCAATGCAAAGAGCTCTTAAAGATGCCAATATAACTGTTGATAAATTAACTTACATAAATGCTCATGCAACATCAACTCCATTAGGAGATACAATAGAACTCAAAGCTATTaggaaattattcaacaataacaTTGAACACTTAGCAGTGTCTTCCACAAAAGGTGCTCATGGACATTTACTAGGTGCTGCAGGTAATCTTGAGGCTGTATTCACAATTAAAGCAGTACAAGAAGGCATTCTACCACCAACCATCAATTTAGAAAATGGTGAAGACAGTAGTTTTAATTTTGTGCCTCACAAGTGTCAAGAATGGAATAATCCTTATAGGATAGCTTTGAAAAATGCATTTGGATTTGGTGGAACAAATGCATCACTTTGTATCGGACAATATATTTAATtgactg
It contains:
- the LOC123680463 gene encoding uncharacterized protein LOC123680463, whose product is MSDYGEIPQTNNELVNEKEEFYNTFTNDGDKDSFSSLEFNTDNYSGNFNTASESSSSFGRLSKYAIYDGTVLNKTFNDNRLRDIERDNSILMSKILSKSKRPKQYKIYEQPQIKSSFDINRRRAQAKIEYENKILLKKIQGAKPAVKK
- the LOC123680461 gene encoding 3-oxoacyl-[acyl-carrier-protein] synthase, mitochondrial gives rise to the protein MKRRVVVTGMGVLSPIGGSLKESWKNIIAGNCGITKLEGPKFEKLPCKVAAFIKSDGQRIDLTSRFSKTELKSMGSATAYALMGTEEALKDSNLCNTDEDTKLRTGVAIGMGMVDLQDICETNDALNKGYRNVSPFFVPRILPNMAAGQISIKYGFRGPNHSVSTACATGAHAIGDSFRFIRSGDADIMICGGTEACISPLSIAAFCRLRALSTSFNDSPEKASRPFDTKRDGFVMGEGTAILILEEMKHAIKRGANIYAEILGYGLSGDASHLTAPRSDGTGALLAMQRALKDANITVDKLTYINAHATSTPLGDTIELKAIRKLFNNNIEHLAVSSTKGAHGHLLGAAGNLEAVFTIKAVQEGILPPTINLENGEDSSFNFVPHKCQEWNNPYRIALKNAFGFGGTNASLCIGQYI